Sequence from the Clostridium butyricum genome:
TCTTGTTGCTCGAATGAATTATTATCTAACTGTCCTCTTGAGCTTACTCTACAATACCCATAAATCATAACTTATTACCTCACTTTAAAATTCAATTTTGACACTAAGTTTAGACACCGCTCTATATATTGATTTTACGTTATGATTTTGTCAGTGTCAATACTTTTAAGTTATGATACTTATACATACTTTTTCAAAATACTCCAATCATCAATCTGTTTTTCTAAACTTCTATTGTTCACACCTAATCTTCCACAATGATAAAATGAAAATATTTTTATATCATTCTGTATATATGGATATTCTTTAGTTAACACAGATTTCATATTCAATTTATAATTCTTCTCTTCAGTTATTTTGAATATTTCATTTACTGATTTAAAAGCTGGTAATCCAAGTGTTATTATTATTTTAGGATTTAATACTTCCTGTATTAGAGGTTTCAAAAATTCTTTTGCATTTATTTCAATCCATCTATCTACAGCACATGTTTTGCTACCTTCTTTAATCCCTAGAATGCAATTGGTAAAAAATAAATTTTGTTCTATTTTCTTTGAATATTGTTCACTTGGCTTCCGAACTGTAATCCCAATTGATTTAAACAACTCAATTAAATTTTCATTAGTAACATCTTCATCACTATCTATTCCTTGTTGTTCTCTATAACACTCTTCTCCACCCCAATCTTGTCCTATTACAAGTATCTCTGCATTCAAATCACCTTGCCATCTTGACCATGGATTTAATTCATTCTCTTCATCATACTGTCCACCTTCAATATTTTGTGGATTTTTTAATGTTATTTCTTTCCCATTATTCTTTACAGCTGGTAAATCTTCAAAATTAAATTGCTTTCTCTTTTTTACTAATTCATTGTAATCCATCTTTTATCACCCCATATAAGAAACTTTAAATTAAAACTTTGTAAATTAAAATATAGATTTTCAGTACCTATTCAAGTCATTTCAAAGATATCATTTTCCTAGTTTTGTATACAATACGTACCAAGTGTTTTTCTTTACATACTTTAAATATCAACATCTACAACTAAAGGCATATGGTCACTCAATTTAATCCATTTACTAAATTCTCCTATCTGTAAATCTTTTAAATGCTCCTTGGAGCAAAAGCAATAATCAATGTGATACCCTTTATTGCTCTTTCTGTATAAATAAAATGTTGGTTTAGTTTCACTTCCTTGTACTTCATCATTCTTAAGATGGTAACAGCTGTATAAGTTTAACTTTTCTAAATCTTCAACAACTGCTGAATGAGTTCTCCTCTTATGCTTCTTATCCCAAATACTATTACTATTAAAATCTCCACATACAACTACTTTTTCTAAGCCCTCTAGTTGCCTCTGATGTATTTTTAAATATACATATATATCTTCTATGTAATTTCCACTCCCCCACAATCCAAGTAATGTAAAATTATCATTTACTGTGCATGATATAAACCACTCTAAACCATAAGTATCCCAATTGTTATTTGTAAGTTTGATATTTTGATTTCCAAAAATACCTAACCCTTTATTTTTATAGCCTACCCACATATAGTTTTGTGCAAATTCCTTGTAGCTATTATCATCACTCGTCAAAGGATTTTCACACTCTTGAATAACATAAATATCAGCATTATACTTCTTAATATATTCAAATTTATTTCTAAATCCACCATTACAATTCCATGTAACAATTCTCATTCATATCATCCCATTCACTGCATATTATCTATAATTAAGTATAATATATATTCCTCTAATTTTGAACAAAGTACTCTATCGTATCATCATCGTAATAACGGCTTTATTACTAGCTTTACAAGTATTTACCTAGATTCAACTAAAATCACACCTCTATAGCCCTTTATTTACAAGGCTTAAATTCATAAAAAAATGCCCTTCGATATCGTATAAAGATACCCAGTGTGGACGTGCAATAGTTAATTTCAGGTAATTTTTTCATTAATTCTACTTTCCATCCCATTCATATAACACTATATTTTAAATTCTTTCTCAAAAAACTTTATCACATATTTCTCATCATCCACCTCTTCTAATCTATTAGAAATATCCTCATCACTTATTTCTAAATCTTTAAATATTAATACTCTCAAAATTAACTTCAAATAATTTGTAAGGCTAAACATTTCATCGATACTCATTATATCCTTTTTCTTATCTTCACTAAAATGAGTATAATAATTTCTTGTATTACATATTTTCCAACATAATTTATCTCGTATCTTAGATGGAATTGCAACTAAGAACTTAACTTCTTTAAACATCTCTTTTAAACGTTTTGGTAATGCTGGCTCATTTGTATATTTTAATATTTCAGACAACCACTCAATATCGTCCTCATTGCTAAGACTATTTAAAATCCTACTAACTTTTATTTCATGCTCATCTTCATTTATTTTTACATTGTTTCTTGTTCTTCTATGAAAAGCTTCAATAGCTTGTATGGTAGTCATAAAGGTAAGTGGAACAACAAACTTATCTTCTTCAATAAGATAACTTAAATAATCTACTATTGGTTGTATTTTTTCCTTATTTTTATACCATCTTTCAACTATATCTTTAAAATTTTCTTTGATATCACTATATCTTATAAAGATATCATATGGCTCTTTGTCAGTAAATTTCTCAACGTGCATTTTGTTTAATATCAGTGATATATTTATATTTTCATAATCTACTAGTCTTATATTATAAAATGATATTTTATTGTTACTAAATATAGTTAATAAATTTCTAAAATGATTAATCGTATCTATAGCATCTACAATATTAACTGGTTCTTTAAAAGAAAACTCAATACTTAAGTTATTTTCAAAAGTTATTTTATTGTATAAATTTCCTTTACAACTCTTTTTGCTTTTAAAGATTATTTTAAAATCTCCTATATCAAATTCTTCAATTTCTGGTTCATTATACCGTATATCAAATCCATCTTCATTACTCTCAACTTTTAAACTATTCTGAAAAAACCATTTATCTAAATCTGTATAGTTACAAGTAATTGTTTTTATATTAATAGCATCACTATCTTTATAGCAATTTCCCAAAATCAGCTTTTCAGCAGTGTATATCATTTCACTACCACCTAAAAATGGATAGCTAATACACATACATTTTATCAATGTTACCTTTTTTCCATCATTAGTTATTCCATTTATAGTTCTATATAACTCAAATTCATTATGTCTACACATTCTTCCATAAACTTTTAATATTATTCTATTATCTTCAATAATTAATCTTCCATTAAATTTTTCATCCTCACTCTCAGCATAATACCACTGACCATTATACTCTTTCTTCAATTTAGAACACCTTCTTAATTATTATTTATTTTATAATTATTATATCATTCCACTAATTAATACCCTATATGTATATATAATCAATATATCTAATATTCCTATAAGTAGCAGTTATAAGCCCACATAAACATTAACGAATATCATTTGATATGAAGTTATAAGTAAAGCCCTTAATAGGGCGGTCTACGCAGTAGATTACGTTAGGGTATGAACATAACTATTTACATACGCTGAAGGCTCTATACTTATACACATAAATCTCTAATATAGCATTTCACAATGAATTGCTCATGAAAGTCCTAACGGACTATTTAGCTTTTCCATTATTATTTCTTTAAGGTAACAATTTTACATGTTTTTATTAATCTTTCTTTAGAAAACACTAGTAATTTACTACAATTTTGTTACCTTAATTTAAAATTATAGATAAAAAAAGAACACTATCTTTAGCATTCCATTATTCTAACCTACTTTATTAACTATCCATACTCTATGGCTCTTTCCATTTATTTTCTTTGCCCTGCTATCAATATAATATCCTAATTCCTTAATCTCATAATTTATTGTAGATGGTGAAATTCCTTTGCTTCTTGACTTATCTCCCATTCCAAATTCAGTCTTCAATCTATTCTTAAACGCCTCCAGCTCATTCAACGCAATAAATTCCTTTTGTGAGTATTCCTCTAATACATCTAGCAGTTTTAAATCTCTGTTTATTTGTATAGTTCTCTTTTCCTCCAAGTATTTCTTGCTTACACCTTTGTCAATTACTACTTCACTCATGTGCTTGTATTTCTCCGCAAATATATTAGCAAAATTCTGATTTATGTTTATGAAATTTTTTATTGGTTGACATTCTGTAAAGAACTCATTTACATTTAGTGCTATGTTATTTAATTTACATAGTACATCCTTCTGGCATCCTAATTTGGCAAGATAACTATTTCTTAAGAAGAACTTTGCTGTTATTCCATCAGTATCTTTTCCTATAACATGCAGTTTAGGCTGTTTGTTATGATTCACTTTAAAGTATTCCTTATACATATCATTAAATTTAATCAACGCTTCGTCTGTATTTTTATTTAACATTATCTCATAGTCAGTATACATCCTTAATTCCTGCAATACCTTATCATACTCTCGCTTTACTTCATTGTGATGTGTTATTATATATACTTGTAACTTATCAGCTTCATCATCTACATCAAACCTTTTTCTACCTATCATTTGGATTATCTGAACCATATCATAGACTCCATCAATTATTATTGTTTTAACCTTCTTATCCTTAATAGAAACCCCGTTATCAAGGGCTGAGTTTGTTATCAAATGTTTTTCCTCAAAT
This genomic interval carries:
- a CDS encoding endonuclease/exonuclease/phosphatase family protein, producing MRIVTWNCNGGFRNKFEYIKKYNADIYVIQECENPLTSDDNSYKEFAQNYMWVGYKNKGLGIFGNQNIKLTNNNWDTYGLEWFISCTVNDNFTLLGLWGSGNYIEDIYVYLKIHQRQLEGLEKVVVCGDFNSNSIWDKKHKRRTHSAVVEDLEKLNLYSCYHLKNDEVQGSETKPTFYLYRKSNKGYHIDYCFCSKEHLKDLQIGEFSKWIKLSDHMPLVVDVDI
- a CDS encoding HEPN domain-containing protein; protein product: MKKEYNGQWYYAESEDEKFNGRLIIEDNRIILKVYGRMCRHNEFELYRTINGITNDGKKVTLIKCMCISYPFLGGSEMIYTAEKLILGNCYKDSDAINIKTITCNYTDLDKWFFQNSLKVESNEDGFDIRYNEPEIEEFDIGDFKIIFKSKKSCKGNLYNKITFENNLSIEFSFKEPVNIVDAIDTINHFRNLLTIFSNNKISFYNIRLVDYENINISLILNKMHVEKFTDKEPYDIFIRYSDIKENFKDIVERWYKNKEKIQPIVDYLSYLIEEDKFVVPLTFMTTIQAIEAFHRRTRNNVKINEDEHEIKVSRILNSLSNEDDIEWLSEILKYTNEPALPKRLKEMFKEVKFLVAIPSKIRDKLCWKICNTRNYYTHFSEDKKKDIMSIDEMFSLTNYLKLILRVLIFKDLEISDEDISNRLEEVDDEKYVIKFFEKEFKI
- a CDS encoding DEAD/DEAH box helicase produces the protein MIVGGTGIGKSHYIINTLIKELVDEGEKVLLLANRSTLVEQHKVDVLKIKRPESEEEILEEVNRKLWIEFEGRVRIVTYHTLAESCTEYLHRYNHVICDEAHFIVQDALFNEKCDTVLEKLLELYSYGKNIIMTTATEFELIPHLWLYGVREENNNFRIFNYNDKHNWYDRIQLNFTSKRIADIARLVQEDAKCIIFTKKNKMKRMAEILGDADYIHSKWNNGAKDIEMEQKQIQLIKSHSFEEKHLITNSALDNGVSIKDKKVKTIIIDGVYDMVQIIQMIGRKRFDVDDEADKLQVYIITHHNEVKREYDKVLQELRMYTDYEIMLNKNTDEALIKFNDMYKEYFKVNHNKQPKLHVIGKDTDGITAKFFLRNSYLAKLGCQKDVLCKLNNIALNVNEFFTECQPIKNFININQNFANIFAEKYKHMSEVVIDKGVSKKYLEEKRTIQINRDLKLLDVLEEYSQKEFIALNELEAFKNRLKTEFGMGDKSRSKGISPSTINYEIKELGYYIDSRAKKINGKSHRVWIVNKVG